From one Solanum lycopersicum chromosome 12, SLM_r2.1 genomic stretch:
- the LOC101256561 gene encoding putative clathrin assembly protein At5g57200 → MEKIRKAYGKLKDSTKVGLAKVKSEFKDLDIAILKATNHVESPPKERHIARIIVATSITCPRADVAYCIHALSKRLSKTRNWIVVVKTLIVIHRVLRDGDPSFKEELLRCSQRGQIFQLSNFKDDSSHLGWDCSAWVRTYALFLEERLECFRTMKNDIVAERSTKPSVGISKVHCRTRILNAEELLEQLPALQQLLYRLTGCQPEGGACYNFLIQYALALVLKESFKIYCAINDGIINLVDYFFEMSKSDAIKALSIYKRAGQQAEHLAHFYDFCRGLDVVRTFQFPTLKQPPASFLVTMEEYIREASQTDSMPNNRLEYRETKQKPEKPEEIVAEASENKVPDAKISEVKNTEEQEETVPKKEEIPPLISTEEPVDLLGLNEVDPRVAELEESNALALAIVPPGKGNLSTNNQVGETGKSSGWELALVTEPSNNRSQITPDKELAGGFDKLLLDSLYQDDASRRQIQLQQAGYSAGYGYGYEIPGQSSVNHNDPFAMSNHIAPPTSVQMMAQQQQQYQMMQQQQQYQMMQQQYMMQQQQRPQQNMSMVHHQYQGQYSQQTWYMGSSNPFGDPFSHPQNNMPPRGNHPLI, encoded by the exons ATGGAGAAAATTAGAAAAGCATATGGCAAGCTTAAAGATTCAACAAAGGTTGGCTTAGCCAAGGTCAAAAGTGAATTCAAG GATTTAGATATTGCAATTCTCAAAGCAACCAATCATGTTGAGAGCCCTCCAAAAGAAAGACATATTGCAA GAATTATTGTGGCAACATCAATTACATGCCCAAGAGCAGATGTTGCCTATTGTATTCATGCACTTTCTAAACGATTGTCAAAGACACGAAATTGGATT GTTGTCGTAAAGACATTGATTGTTATTCATAGGGTGTTGCGAGACGGTGATCCTTCATTCAAAGAGGAACTATTGCGATGCTCCCAAAGAGGGCAGATTTTTCAACTATCAAACTTCAAAGATGATTCAAGTCATCTTG GTTGGGATTGCTCAGCTTGGGTACGTACGTATGCACTCTTTCTGGAGGAAAGACTAGAGTGTTTTAGGacaatgaaaaatgatattGTTGCAGAAAGATCAACCAAACCTTCAGTTGGAATAAGCAAG GTtcattgtagaactaggattttGAATGCCGAAGAACTTCTAGAGCAGCTCCCAGCATTACAACAACTTCTTTATCGCTTAACTGGTTGCCAG CCTGAAGGAGGAGCTTGTTATAACTTTCTCATTCAGTATGCCTTGGCTTTG GTGTTGAAGGAAAGTTTCAAGATCTATTGTGCAATCAACGATGGGATAATCAATCTTGTCGACTAT TTTTTTGAGATGTCAAAGTCTGATGCGATAAAAGCTCTCAGTATATACAAAAGAGCTGGACAACAG GCTGAACATCTCGCTCATTTTTATGACTTCTGCAGAGGCTTGGATGTAGTGCGTACCTTTCAGTTTCCTACATTGAAACAG CCTCCTGCATCGTTTCTGGTAACGATGGAGGAATACATTAGAGAAGCATCTCAAACGGATTCAATGCCCAATAACAGGCTG GAGTATCGAGAAACCAAGCAGAAACCTGAAAAGCCTGAAGAAATTGTTGCCGAGGCAAGTGAAAACAAAGTTCCAGATGCTAAAATTAGTGAAGTAAAAAATACTGAAGAACAAGAGGAAACAGTAcctaaaaaggaagaaataccACCACTGATATCAACAGAAGAACCTGTTGATTTGCTG GGCTTGAATGAAGTGGATCCAAGAGTTGCAGAATTAGAGGAAAGCAATGCATTGGCTCTAGCAATCGTTCCACCTG GCAAAGGAAATCTATCAACAAATAATCAAGTAGGTGAAACCGGAAAATCATCAGGATGGGAATTGGCTCTTGTTACAGAACCGAGTAACAATAGAAGCCAAATCACACCAGATAAAGAATTG GCTGGGGGATTCGACAAGCTATTACTTGACAGCTTGTATCAAGACGATGCATCTAGAAGGCAAATACAGCTGCAACAAGCAGGGTATAGTGCAGGATATGGGTATGGATATGAAATACCTGGACAGAGTTCAGTCAATCACAATGACCCTTTTGCAATGTCAAACCACATAGCCCCTCCAACAAGCGTACAAATGATGgcgcagcaacaacaacaataccAAATgatgcaacaacaacaacaatatcaaatGATGCAACAACAATACATGATGCAGCAGCAGCAACGACCACAACAAAATATGTCGATGGTACATCATCAATATCAAGGCCAATATTCTCAACAAACCTGGTATATGGGATCTTCCAACCCATTCGGGGATCCCTTCAGTCATCCACAAAACAACATGCCACCACGGGGAAACCA